One Candidatus Methylomirabilis sp. genomic window carries:
- a CDS encoding CHRD domain-containing protein, whose amino-acid sequence MEPMKATTMLAVLALIGTAVTARADQTVKARLHGFNEVPAISSTGSGEFTATIREDAVDFELSYEGLEGATTLAAHIHLGQADVNGGVSVFFCGGGGRPACTPDSGTFSGTFTAADVIGPTGQGIAAGELAELIAAIRAGKTYVNVHTDKHPGGEIRGQVREDRGTSN is encoded by the coding sequence ATGGAGCCCATGAAGGCAACGACGATGCTCGCGGTCCTGGCGCTGATCGGCACTGCCGTCACCGCCCGGGCCGACCAGACGGTCAAGGCGCGGCTGCACGGGTTCAACGAGGTGCCGGCCATCTCCAGCACGGGCAGCGGGGAATTCACGGCCACGATCCGCGAGGACGCCGTCGACTTTGAGCTGAGCTATGAGGGGCTGGAGGGCGCTACGACGCTGGCCGCCCACATCCACCTGGGCCAGGCGGACGTCAACGGCGGTGTCTCTGTCTTCTTTTGCGGCGGCGGCGGCAGGCCGGCGTGCACCCCCGACTCCGGCACCTTCAGCGGCACCTTTACCGCCGCGGACGTGATCGGCCCGACGGGCCAGGGCATCGCCGCGGGCGAGCTCGCGGAGTTGATCGCCGCCATCCGCGCCGGCAAGACCTACGTCAACGTGCACACCGACAAGCATCCGGGCGGCGAGATCCGCGGGCAAGTGCGCGAAGACCGAGGCACGTCGAACTGA